One window from the genome of Enterobacter pseudoroggenkampii encodes:
- the proV gene encoding glycine betaine/L-proline ABC transporter ATP-binding protein ProV: MAIKLEVKNLYKVFGEHPQRAFKYIEKGLTKEQILEKTGLSLGVKDASLAIEEGEIFVIMGLSGSGKSTMVRLLNRLIEPTRGQVLIDGVDIARISDAELREVRRKKIAMVFQSFALMPHMTVLDNTAFGMELAGTPAQERQEKALDALRQVGLENYAHAYPDELSGGMRQRVGLARALAINPDILLMDEAFSALDPLIRTEMQDELVKLQAKHQRTIVFISHDLDEAMRIGDRIAIMQNGEVVQVGTPDEILNNPANDYVRTFFRGVDISQVFSAKDIARRTPNGIIRKTPGFGPRSALKLLQDEDREYGYLVERGNKFVGVVSIDSLKTALGENRGIDAALIDAPLAVDAETPLSELLSHVGQAPCAVPVVGEEQQYVGIISKRMLLQALDREGANNG; this comes from the coding sequence ATGGCAATTAAATTAGAAGTGAAAAATCTTTATAAAGTATTTGGCGAGCATCCGCAGCGCGCATTCAAATATATTGAAAAAGGCCTTACGAAAGAGCAAATTCTGGAAAAAACCGGGCTATCGCTTGGCGTTAAAGACGCCAGTCTGGCCATTGAAGAAGGCGAGATTTTTGTCATCATGGGATTATCCGGTTCGGGTAAATCCACTATGGTTCGCCTTCTCAATCGCCTGATTGAACCCACCCGCGGGCAGGTGCTGATTGACGGCGTGGATATCGCCAGAATATCAGACGCTGAGCTTCGCGAGGTGCGCAGAAAGAAGATCGCAATGGTGTTCCAGTCATTCGCGCTAATGCCGCACATGACGGTACTGGATAATACCGCCTTCGGCATGGAATTAGCCGGCACGCCGGCTCAGGAACGTCAGGAAAAAGCCCTTGATGCATTGCGTCAGGTCGGGCTGGAAAATTATGCGCATGCGTACCCGGATGAACTTTCCGGCGGTATGCGTCAGCGCGTTGGATTAGCCCGCGCATTAGCCATTAATCCAGATATTTTATTAATGGATGAAGCCTTCTCCGCCCTCGATCCGTTAATTCGCACCGAGATGCAGGATGAGCTGGTAAAATTACAGGCTAAACATCAGCGAACCATTGTCTTTATTTCCCACGATCTGGATGAAGCCATGCGTATTGGCGACCGTATTGCCATTATGCAAAACGGTGAAGTGGTGCAGGTCGGCACGCCGGATGAAATTCTCAATAATCCGGCGAACGATTATGTCCGCACCTTCTTCCGCGGCGTGGATATTAGCCAGGTCTTTAGCGCCAAAGATATTGCCCGTCGAACGCCGAACGGCATTATTCGTAAAACCCCAGGTTTCGGCCCGCGCTCGGCGCTTAAGCTGCTGCAGGACGAAGACCGTGAATACGGTTATCTGGTTGAACGCGGCAATAAATTTGTTGGCGTTGTCTCCATCGACTCCCTGAAAACCGCGCTTGGCGAAAACCGGGGAATCGATGCGGCGTTAATTGACGCTCCGCTTGCAGTGGACGCCGAAACGCCGCTCAGCGAGTTGCTCTCTCACGTAGGGCAGGCGCCGTGCGCCGTGCCGGTCGTGGGCGAGGAACAACAGTACGTCGGCATCATCTCAAAACGGATGCTGCTGCAGGCTTTAGATCGCGAGGGGGCAAACAATGGCTGA
- the proW gene encoding glycine betaine/L-proline ABC transporter permease ProW, with protein MADQSNPWGTTEAADSAAQSADAWGSTPAPADGGAADWLNSAPAPAPEHFNIMDPFHKTLIPLDSWVTEGIDWVVTHFRPVFQGIRIPVDYILNGFQQLMLGMPAPVAIILFSLIAWQFGSAGMGVATLISLIAIGAIGAWSQAMITLALVLTALLFCIVIGLPMGIWLARSPRAAKIIRPLLDAMQTTPAFVYLVPIVMLFGIGNVPGVVVTIIFALPPIIRLTILGINQVPADLIEASRSFGASPRQMLFKVQLPLAMPTIMAGVNQTLMLALSMVVIASMIAVGGLGQMVLRGIGRLDMGLATVGGVGIVILAIILDRLTQAVGRDSRSRGNRRWYTTGPVGLLTRPFTKSK; from the coding sequence ATGGCTGATCAATCAAACCCGTGGGGCACCACTGAAGCAGCGGACAGCGCTGCGCAATCCGCCGACGCGTGGGGTTCCACGCCAGCCCCAGCCGACGGCGGCGCGGCAGACTGGCTGAACAGCGCACCCGCGCCTGCGCCAGAACACTTCAACATCATGGATCCGTTCCATAAAACGCTGATCCCGCTGGACAGCTGGGTGACGGAGGGGATCGACTGGGTGGTCACGCACTTCCGTCCGGTTTTCCAGGGGATCCGCATCCCGGTGGATTACATCCTGAACGGCTTCCAGCAGTTGATGCTGGGCATGCCGGCGCCGGTCGCCATTATCCTGTTCTCTCTGATCGCCTGGCAGTTTGGCAGCGCCGGGATGGGGGTCGCCACGCTGATTTCGCTGATTGCCATTGGCGCGATTGGCGCGTGGTCGCAGGCGATGATCACCCTGGCACTGGTGCTGACCGCCCTGCTCTTCTGCATTGTCATCGGCCTGCCGATGGGGATCTGGCTGGCGCGCAGCCCGCGGGCAGCGAAGATTATCCGTCCGCTGCTGGATGCAATGCAGACCACCCCGGCGTTCGTCTATCTGGTGCCTATCGTGATGCTGTTCGGCATCGGCAACGTGCCGGGCGTGGTGGTCACTATTATCTTTGCCCTGCCGCCGATTATTCGTCTGACCATTCTCGGGATCAACCAGGTGCCTGCGGACCTGATCGAAGCGTCACGCTCGTTCGGTGCCAGCCCGCGCCAGATGCTGTTTAAGGTTCAGCTCCCGCTGGCCATGCCAACCATCATGGCGGGCGTTAACCAGACGCTGATGCTGGCACTCTCAATGGTGGTGATTGCCTCGATGATCGCCGTTGGTGGTCTCGGTCAGATGGTGCTGCGCGGCATTGGCCGCCTCGACATGGGGCTGGCCACCGTCGGCGGCGTCGGCATCGTGATCCTCGCCATTATTCTTGACCGCCTGACTCAGGCCGTCGGTCGTGATTCACGCAGTCGCGGCAACCGTCGCTGGTATACCACCGGCCCTGTCGGGTTACTCACCCGCCCTTTCACGAAGTCAAAATAA